DNA sequence from the bacterium genome:
GGCATCTTTGCAAACGGGCCTTTCGGAAGAACGTTATACGGTGTCAACACAACCCATTACCAATTTTTCTAAAATAAAACTTACGCAAATCCTCACCGCGCCCAAAAATAACGAACGCATCGTTTATCTCGATTTTATTTTTGAATTTGCACCCAAAGATTCACTAACCGATCCGCGTCAATATTCTAATTTTCGTTTTCTAATGGGATATGATGGCGATATCGGTACGACCACCGGCGGTATGAATAATGATAGCACAGGTTATTATGGCGGTAATCAAACCGGTTTGGCGTATATCTACGATGCCGTGCTTTCTTTGTACAGCGGGGTTGCTCTGCACGAAAAAAGTGTATCCGATAGCGCAGGCAATTTTGGTTTATGGCACCAGACGGTTAATGCAAATGAATTTTCTACAGTCAAGCTCGATACATTGATGCATGAAATGATGATGCATCCGTCGTGGAATTCGACCGTTCAAAATACCGATGCGATGGTGTACTGGACATTGAACCGAGGAACGATCGTGCCGGATGACTTCGTGCCATATACAGATACGATACGTTTTACGTTGGTCAACGGGTTATCTAAAAACACCGTCATAGAAGCTTCCAAAGGAATTCATGTGCCGGATGTATTGCCTCCGGGCGAGCCGTCATCACCCTTACCGACTACTTTTGTATTGTTCAATAATTCGCCGAATCCCTTTAATCCCTCGACAACGATACGATTTTATATTCCTGAACCGATGTTTGTAAGGCTCACGGTTTATAATTTATTAGGTCAAAAAGTGCGCACGCTCATAGCCCGTGCAGTCGAATCCGGTATAGGCCAAGTTGTATGGGACGCCCGTAATGATGTTGGGCAAACTGTCGCCGCCGGTGTATATCTGTATAGAATGGAAACGCCGCAAGGAATTATTACCCGTCGCATGCTGCTGCTGAAATAAATTTCCTAGCATGAAAATCCAAACCAAATTATCGGTTTTGCTTGCCGCCGTATTGATTTTTTTAGTCAGTGCAGTGGCTGTTTTTCAGTACGTGGATGGTCAGCGCATCGAACAACTCTATCGTCGCGAAATAACAGAGCGAAGCATCGTTTTTGATCAAATCGTTTCGCTCAATAATAAATCACTGGAACTTTTCGTGTCGGATTATTCCAATTGGGATGATATGATCACGTTTATTCATAAACCGGATTCCGTGTGGGCCGAAAGTAATATTGATGCGGTTTTAAGTAAATTTAATGTTCAACTCTCCTGGTTGTGCGATCGTTCGTTTAACGTCGTTTACACGACGCACATAAATTATACCGAAAATAATGAGCTGATACGTACGGTGACACGTGATTTTCAAAAATCAGCCAACTCCGGTTTGTTCAAACATTTTTATGTTTTGATAGATGATACGATATTGGAAATCCGTACGGCGCCGGTACAACCGAGCATGGATGTACATCGCACCACGGAACCAGCGGGGTACTTATTTGTAGGACGGGTATGGAACGATCGCTATGTGAAAGAATTGGCCGATGCGACACAAAGTGATATGTATATAAGTATATCCGAATCCTCTCTTTTAAATGATCGTGTGCTCCCGAGAGATACGATCGTCGTAACGCGCGCATTTAAGAATTTATCGGAAAAAACTATCGGATGGGTGAGTTCCATACAAAAAGCGGAGGAATTTACCGAGCTGGACCGCCAGGCCAATTTGCAGTTTATACTGCTTGTCGTATTCAGTACGGTTTTATTTCTGCCTCTTTTTTTGCTGTTAACCGTATGGGTAGGCCGTCCTTTAAAAATAATTTCTGACGGTCTGACGGATGAAAATGCGGATAAGCTGCACGCTTTGAAAGACGAATCATCAGAGTTTGGCACTATCACGCGGCTTATTTTGCGGGCGAATGAACAAAAAATATTGTTGGTAAAAGAAGTGCAGACTCGTACGGAAGCGGAGCAGGCGCTGCGTAGATCGGAACGCGATTATCGTGAGCTCTTTGAAAATGCGCATGATGCCATACTCATTATTGATCCGGTTCAGTTTGATGTATTACAGGCCAATCGTGAAGCGGCGCGGTTATACGGTTACGCGCAAGACGAATTTATGAGTTTGCCTTTGATAAAACTATGGCCGTCATGTTCTCCGGAGCTTGTGGAAGATATCATGCAAGGGCGGTTCCCGTCGTATTATGAGACAAAACATCTTCGACGTGATCAATCCGAACTGGTTGTAGAGATCAATGCGGGCATTGCTCAATACCGTAATCAAAAAGTGGTTGTAGCGATTAGTCGCGACGTAACCGTAAAAAAACTTTTTGAAGAAGTGAGCATGTCGCACCAGATCCTCAACCGCATCGGTAATATGATCATCGTGTTCAATAATAAAGGGGAATGTATTTATGCGAATGCAGCGACCAAGCATGTATTAGAATATGAACCGGTAGAATTACTTGGTGACGGATGGTGGCAGATAACCCGAAAAGATGCGGAAGAAAGAATACAAGCTAAAGCGCTCAAAGCACGCAAGGCGAGCGGGGATATTCTGGTCAATGAAACGCCGTATTTGGAAACGTATTACAAAAAAAACGGTTCTATGGTGTGGATCGAATGGCACGATACCTGGGATCCGGGTCAAATGTTTATTCGTATAGCCTATGATGTTACAGACAGAGTTCGAGCTGACCATGCACAAAATCAGGTCGAAATGCAACGGGTACGCATGGCCACCGTGGTCGAGACACAGGAGGAAGAACGCAAACGCATTTCGCGAGAACTGCATGACAGTGTGGGTCAGCAACTTTCGGCGATCAAACGTAATATAGAAATAATTAAGCAACGGTTTACGGCATCCACGGAGAATGCCTTGTCCTGCGATCACTTGCTGTCAATGGTGGATACAAGCTTACGGGAAATCAAACTGATTTCCTATAATCTGTTACCGCGCGTACTGGACGAATTAGGTTTGATTTCTGCATTAGATACATTGTGTCGCACTCAGTTTGGTGCGCAGGGTATTCATGTCTATTTTCAAACATTCGATGTAGATCAGCGTCTTCCGCAGGACATAGAGCTACCGATATATCGTGTCGTGCAGGAGGCGTTTCAAAATATTACAAAACATGCTAAGGCCACACAGGTCACCCTCCAATTGATCGGATACGATGATCATGTTGTTGTTACGATCGAGGATAACGGAATAGGGTTCGACCTTGCTTCAATGAATGAAATAAAAAAAGCGCCGTTTGGCATGGGTTTACCGGGAATGCGCGAGCGTATTGAATTTTTGAGCGGAAAAATAGATATTGATTCGTCACCGGGTAACGGTACATCCGTCGTTATTGAGGTGCCATTTAAAAAAAATGAAGTGTAATAGTGTCATATGGAAAAAACGGACGTATTGATTGCCGATGATCATCCGATGGTGCGCGAAGGGTTGCGTTCATTGCTTGAAACTGAAAAAGGTTTTAATGTTGTGGCCGAAGCCGGAGACGGAGAAGAGGCGCTGAAGTATATGGAGCGCCATAAGCCGATGATGGCCATTTTGGATATTTCAATGCCCAAATTAAATGGTATTGATACGGCCCGTCAGATATTAAAACGATGGCCGAAAACCCGCGTGGTAATGTTGACCATGCATCATGACGAAGCGTTTCTTGTAAAGGTGATGGAAATAGGTGTTCAAGGGTATTTGCTCAAAGATGCAGCCGGCGATGAAATACTACGGGCTCTCAAGCGGATCGCGGAAGGGGAAAAGTATTTTAGTCAAAGTGCTATGGAAGCGATAGGCCGTCATATTTCAAAAAAGAATGACCCTAATGTTTTGGCTGATAAAGAAGCCGCAGAACGCTTAACAAAGCGTGAGTTGCAAATTCTGAGCTTTATTGCTGAGGGTATGAGTACGCCGGAGATTGCCAAAAAATTATACCTCAGCCCGCGAACTGTGGATACACATCGTGCCAATATAATGCACAAACTAAATATTCATCAAGCTACAGGATTAGTTCGGTTTGCATTAGAAAACAGACTTTTTGCAAGCGATAAAACTAAGTAAAATCACCTAAGTCAAAACTCTACATAAATTACTTCTCTCTACGTATTGTTAAAGCCACCCATTCTATAGTATATAGCGCCTGATATATTACAAGTTGTAAACTATTTGGATGGAGTGTAAGTTGGATCGCAATTATAAAAATCTGATTTTTGTCATTTTATTCTTTTTGCTGTTTCAGACGAAAACCGGTTTTGCAAATGTTACAGTAAATTCTGCAAGTGTTACCCCTACAGGTTCCAATCAAAACGGGCAATATACGATAGCCTTTGCTACAGGCAATGGCACGACAAACTTGATCGCGGGTACAAGTCAGATCATCATTACTTTTAACGCATCAACCTATGTACCGGCCTCCATATCGGCCTCGTTAGTTACGGTCAATAGCACACAAGCGACGAATGTCACCGTTTCCGGCCAAGTCGTTACGATTACGACACCGGTAGCTATTGCCAAAAATGGCGGTACGGGTACGGTTGTTATTTCCTCTTCTGCTGGTATACTTAATCCTGCTACGGCGGGTTCCTATACGGTTACGGTACACACATCCGCTGAAACCACACCGGTAACCTCACCGTCTTATTCGATCACGGCCTCATCTTCTACGGTTACTTCCGGTTCTGTTACACCTAACCCTTCTGTTGAAAATGTCGCTGCAGCTTATACAATTGCTTTTAGCGTAGGTTCAGGAGGGCGATTAACTACAAGTTCGACCGTAAGTATTAAATTTCCCGTCGGAACGATAGTTCCTGCCGGTTCGATTTCAGGCGTTACATTAAACAATACCTCAGCCACCGCCAGCGGTTCAGGCCAAGTCGTAACGATCAATGTACCTCTGGAAGTTTCCAATAGCGGCGCGGTAAGCGTTTATTTCTCAAGCGGATCGGGTCTTGTAAACCCCAATGCAGGTACGTATGAAGATTCGATAAAAACATCCTCAGAAAACACCTACGTCGCAACGGCATCGTATGGTACAACATCTTCGGCGGGTTTGTCCATCTCAGCGGTGACATTGGGAAATAATATCGCTAACGCAACATCCGCCTACACCATAGATTTTGTATTGAGCGCAACGGGTGCGCTTTCGACTTCAGATAGCGTGGTAATGGTTTTCGATTCATCAACAGTTTTTCCAAGCTCTATAGCCAATAATGCAATCACGATTTCCGCAGGAGGGTTCAGCGATTTTGTAACGGGAAGTACGGTCAGTAAACAAACGGCATCCGGTCAAACGCGCTTGGCTATGCGTATGCCGGTTTCCGCAGCTAATTCAGCCTCAGTTAGTGTTCAGATCGCTTTATCAACGAATATTCAAAATCCGGCCGTATCCGGCAATTATCAACTATCCGTTAAAACGCTCAATAGTGGTGGCGCTACGATTGATAATGCGCAGGCTTCGAATTCGTATAACATTGCTGCCGCAACGACATCGGTATCTTCATCATCGGTTTCGTTAAGTAATACGACGGCGGCACAGACGAATGTGTCATACACGCTTGGATTTACTCTTGGTAGTTATGGCCGCATGTTATCGGGCTCAAGTGTATTTAATGTAAAATTTCCATCAGGAACCGGATACGGCACGTTAACGGGGACAGTGAATGGTACATCCGCATTTACTCCCACGCGAAGCGGTGATACGGTGAGTGTTATTTTGCCTTCAACTGTTTCTCTTAGCAATAGTGCTTCCGTTACATTGGTTATCGGGGGTATAACCAATCCGGCTAATGGTTCATATACGGTTTCGCTTGCTACGGCCGTAGAAGCATCGTACGTCGTTTCACAATCTTTTACGATCGGCGGTACGGCCGTCACGATATCATCCGTGACATTAGGAAACAGTGGTGTGAATCAAACATCGGCTTATACGATTAACTGTACCGGTGTAAGTAATCTTAACACCGGTGACATTGTTCGCGTGACTTTTCCGGAAGGCACAACCGTTCCTTCGTCCATAGCTGCAGCTAATGTTACTTTTACCGGCGGCACAGGTCAGACCGTTACGTCGGTTGCGACCAATACCGCATCACGATTTGTGGATATTACAGTAGGATCTAATAATAAATCGTTCGCGGCGATAGTATTTGCATCCGGCGCCGGTTTAGTCAATCCTTCTGTGCCGTCAGCTACCTTTTATAAAGTCAATGTCGTAACGACCACTAATACGCAACCGGCCACCTCGCCGGCATATACCGTTTCGTCCAATACTACCAGCGTCACGGCCGATACTGTGATCGTAACGTCGAATGTGGTCAGTCAGGCCAATGCGATCTATGAAGTTTATTTTACGACGGGAGCTTTCGGAAAATTAGCGGGTGGAACAAGCGCCGGATCCGACTCGATTCGAATTCGATTTACTTCCGGAGGCGTTGTAGTTCCTTCGTCTATTACAGCCGCTAATGTTACCATTAACGGCGTCAGTTCAACCGGTGTACGTGTTGTTACTTCAGGAGCCAATGGGGAAGTAAAAATCGAGATGCCTAGCGGCGCATCGGTTCCTGCAAGCACTCAATCGAAAGTTACGTTTAGCGCTTCCGCAGGACTTACCAATGGTGGTTCGGCAGGGTCATATCAGGTTCAGGTTGCAACCGATGCAGAAAATACGCTTTCGACTAAAACATCCAATATGGTTTTTGCTGCTAGTTCGGCATTGGCCGTTACACAGGTGACACCTTCACCTTCCACGATCAACGCCACGGCGGCTTATACGATCAAGTTTACGACGGGTTCATCCGGTGCATTGGCCGTCAACGATTCGATTCTGATTACATTTCCGTCCAATACATATCTGCCGGGTACTATTTCATCTTCGCTTATTACAGTTAATGGTAATCAATTAGCCGTCTCGGCGGTAGGTTCCAATAACGTGTTAAGAATTCGCAACCCTGTAACGATCAATAATGTAGCTAATGTCACTATTGCTATAAGTTCAAGTGCCGGCATTCTCAATCCGACCGGGGTTTCGACATCATATTCGTTGACGGTTACAACAAAAACCTCCGGTGGTACGGTGGTTGAAGGCCCCACAACTTCACCACAATATACCACGACGGCCACTTCCACTACGATCACCACGCCATCGGTTACGTTGAGTTCAAGTACACCATCGGCATCATCAAATTATACAATCGCATTCAATACAGGTACTAACGGACGCCTTCGTTCTACGACGGACTCTGTTTCGATAGTTTTTCCCTCGGGAAGTACCGTCCCTGCATCTCCGACAGTAACTATCAATACAGTAAGTGCCTCGGCTTATGGCGTGGGTTTAAAAGTGACTGCAGCTATACCGGCTTCCGTTTCGATCGGAAACTCCGGTTCGGCTAGCGTTGTGATCAACGGGATTACAAATCCTACGGCGGGAAACTACACGTTGTCAGCTTATACTACAGTAGAAAGCGGCTCTATCACCAGTCCGTCATACACGATCAATAATGCTCCGCTATTGACCGGTGTTTCGTTAGCTTTTACACCCAATACGGATACGGTCAATATGGCCGGAGGGGACTCGATTTATTTTACTACAGGGACGGGAGGTGCGCTTACGAGCGGGTCGAGCACAATAACCGTTGTATTTCCAAACAATACAGTCATACCGGCTTCGATCACGGCTTCTAATGTGACGGTCAACGGCGTTGCAGCTTCGATCGTTACGACGAATAGTGGTACGCGTACGGTAACAGTGACATCGCCGACCAATGTTAATGCGAGCACCAATGTTACCTTGTTTTTTGCAACGGCTTGCGGCATTATCAATCCCTCAGTAGCAGGTACGTATGCCGTGCAAGTGTCCACGACGCCGCAACCCAATTTGACGACAAGTTCCAATTATACGGTTAAAGCGGCGACAACGACCGTAACCAATTTTACGATGACATTGTCCCAATCCGGAACATCCGATGGACCCAATGAGTTTGGTCGTTATAATTATACTTTTAAAACCGGTTTACGGGGTAAACTATTATCCGGGACGAGTACGATATCGCTGCTTTTGCCTTACGATGCGACGTTTACTACGGGTACACCTACTGTAAGTACGGTTACGGTCAATGGTACCGCGGCAGCGGCTCTGCGTTTGGGTCTATCAACACTCAATGAAGATACTCTGGAGGTAACGGTACCGGCGTCAGTCACGATTGGGAACCAAACGTCAGTAACGGTGATTATTGATTCGACATCCGGCTTACGTAATGCATCAACAGCGAGCGCACTTACATACAAAGTGTTTACGAGTGTCGAAACGGGAGTTGTCGGCGGAGATGCAACATTGCCGGTTGAGTTGGCCTTTTTTGATGTGGTACAAAATGGTAACAAGGCTGTATTGAAATGGCGTACTGAAAGTGAAATCAATAACGCTTATTGGCTTGTTGAACGCGCCGAATGGAATTTTATTGAAAACGACGGCGATCTACCGGGCAAGACGTCTCATTTACAATATACGAGAGTGGCGGAAATAACGGGGCAGGGTACTAAAAATACCAGTACGGATTATATATTAAACGATGACAAGGTTGAAACTGGTAAAACATATGTGTATCGTTTGATGGATGTGTCTTACGATGGAGTTTTATCTATCCATCAGGAGAAAAAAATCATAATCGAAACACCCCAAGTGTTCGATGTGTTCCCCAACTATCCGAATCCGTTTAACCCGAGTACATTGATTCGCTTTCAAATCCCATCAGAGTCGCATGTCGTGGTGACTATTTATAATTTACTTGGACAAGAGGTGAAAGAACTGGTTAACAAGGATCTTCCGGCAGGAATGCATACAATGCAGTGGAATGGTACCAACAGTCGAAATAGTCTGGTGGCATCGGGCATATACTTATACCGCGTAACGGCAACAAGTTTGCAGAATAAATCCAAGTATTCGCGAACGCATCGCATGACACTATTAAAATAAAACGTAAAAACCGATGTACTACATCGGTTTTTTTATTTAAAGTTATTTTACTTTTACGCGATCCGGATGAGCTTTTATATAAGCTTTCCAGCTTGAAACGGAAGCGCGTGGAGCTTTGATTCGTTGAGCACGGCAAATAGCCAAACCTAGGGCATCGGATTCATCAAAACTCATTTCTTTAGTAATGCCCAGTACCATTTTAACCATGTATTGGACTTGTTCTTTAGAAGCGTTGCCGTTTCCGACGACGGCCATTTTCATATCTTTGGGGGAGTACTCGCTGATATGAACTGCTTTATGCAACGCGCCAAGCATGGCGGCAGCCCGCGCATGGCCTAGTTTTAATGCGGATTTTACATTTTTACTGTAAAACACGTTTTCTATGGCGCATTCGTTTGGCTTATAAGTATGCGCCAAATCAACGACATGGTCGTATATCAATTCAAGCTTACGAGCTAATGTCTCTTTCTCGGGAAGTTCAATCGTACCGCTTGCAACCCAATTGACTTTGTTACGCTCCCAGGTGATGATTCCAAACCCGGTGGTGTTGGTACCGGGATCAATGCCAAGTATGGTCATGATGTTTTTAAATAAACTTGCCGAATTTTGCCGAATGATCTGTTAATATCTATTACAAGCTTGGAGTGCGTTAGTTCAACGATAAAATTTGAGCCTATCTGATTGCCAATACCATCGTTAGTAATTTCGAAATAAATGATTGTGTTGTCCTCTACAACAAAACGAAACATCGAATCAAAATTTGCCGTTGTATCGGTCGGGTCTTCAAACATTACTCGAACGGTTAAATCGTCATTAAAAACAAATTTGGTTGATCCCGGTGCAGCAGG
Encoded proteins:
- a CDS encoding PAS domain S-box protein translates to MKIQTKLSVLLAAVLIFLVSAVAVFQYVDGQRIEQLYRREITERSIVFDQIVSLNNKSLELFVSDYSNWDDMITFIHKPDSVWAESNIDAVLSKFNVQLSWLCDRSFNVVYTTHINYTENNELIRTVTRDFQKSANSGLFKHFYVLIDDTILEIRTAPVQPSMDVHRTTEPAGYLFVGRVWNDRYVKELADATQSDMYISISESSLLNDRVLPRDTIVVTRAFKNLSEKTIGWVSSIQKAEEFTELDRQANLQFILLVVFSTVLFLPLFLLLTVWVGRPLKIISDGLTDENADKLHALKDESSEFGTITRLILRANEQKILLVKEVQTRTEAEQALRRSERDYRELFENAHDAILIIDPVQFDVLQANREAARLYGYAQDEFMSLPLIKLWPSCSPELVEDIMQGRFPSYYETKHLRRDQSELVVEINAGIAQYRNQKVVVAISRDVTVKKLFEEVSMSHQILNRIGNMIIVFNNKGECIYANAATKHVLEYEPVELLGDGWWQITRKDAEERIQAKALKARKASGDILVNETPYLETYYKKNGSMVWIEWHDTWDPGQMFIRIAYDVTDRVRADHAQNQVEMQRVRMATVVETQEEERKRISRELHDSVGQQLSAIKRNIEIIKQRFTASTENALSCDHLLSMVDTSLREIKLISYNLLPRVLDELGLISALDTLCRTQFGAQGIHVYFQTFDVDQRLPQDIELPIYRVVQEAFQNITKHAKATQVTLQLIGYDDHVVVTIEDNGIGFDLASMNEIKKAPFGMGLPGMRERIEFLSGKIDIDSSPGNGTSVVIEVPFKKNEV
- the ruvC gene encoding crossover junction endodeoxyribonuclease RuvC, with amino-acid sequence MTILGIDPGTNTTGFGIITWERNKVNWVASGTIELPEKETLARKLELIYDHVVDLAHTYKPNECAIENVFYSKNVKSALKLGHARAAAMLGALHKAVHISEYSPKDMKMAVVGNGNASKEQVQYMVKMVLGITKEMSFDESDALGLAICRAQRIKAPRASVSSWKAYIKAHPDRVKVK
- a CDS encoding T9SS type A sorting domain-containing protein; this encodes MDRNYKNLIFVILFFLLFQTKTGFANVTVNSASVTPTGSNQNGQYTIAFATGNGTTNLIAGTSQIIITFNASTYVPASISASLVTVNSTQATNVTVSGQVVTITTPVAIAKNGGTGTVVISSSAGILNPATAGSYTVTVHTSAETTPVTSPSYSITASSSTVTSGSVTPNPSVENVAAAYTIAFSVGSGGRLTTSSTVSIKFPVGTIVPAGSISGVTLNNTSATASGSGQVVTINVPLEVSNSGAVSVYFSSGSGLVNPNAGTYEDSIKTSSENTYVATASYGTTSSAGLSISAVTLGNNIANATSAYTIDFVLSATGALSTSDSVVMVFDSSTVFPSSIANNAITISAGGFSDFVTGSTVSKQTASGQTRLAMRMPVSAANSASVSVQIALSTNIQNPAVSGNYQLSVKTLNSGGATIDNAQASNSYNIAAATTSVSSSSVSLSNTTAAQTNVSYTLGFTLGSYGRMLSGSSVFNVKFPSGTGYGTLTGTVNGTSAFTPTRSGDTVSVILPSTVSLSNSASVTLVIGGITNPANGSYTVSLATAVEASYVVSQSFTIGGTAVTISSVTLGNSGVNQTSAYTINCTGVSNLNTGDIVRVTFPEGTTVPSSIAAANVTFTGGTGQTVTSVATNTASRFVDITVGSNNKSFAAIVFASGAGLVNPSVPSATFYKVNVVTTTNTQPATSPAYTVSSNTTSVTADTVIVTSNVVSQANAIYEVYFTTGAFGKLAGGTSAGSDSIRIRFTSGGVVVPSSITAANVTINGVSSTGVRVVTSGANGEVKIEMPSGASVPASTQSKVTFSASAGLTNGGSAGSYQVQVATDAENTLSTKTSNMVFAASSALAVTQVTPSPSTINATAAYTIKFTTGSSGALAVNDSILITFPSNTYLPGTISSSLITVNGNQLAVSAVGSNNVLRIRNPVTINNVANVTIAISSSAGILNPTGVSTSYSLTVTTKTSGGTVVEGPTTSPQYTTTATSTTITTPSVTLSSSTPSASSNYTIAFNTGTNGRLRSTTDSVSIVFPSGSTVPASPTVTINTVSASAYGVGLKVTAAIPASVSIGNSGSASVVINGITNPTAGNYTLSAYTTVESGSITSPSYTINNAPLLTGVSLAFTPNTDTVNMAGGDSIYFTTGTGGALTSGSSTITVVFPNNTVIPASITASNVTVNGVAASIVTTNSGTRTVTVTSPTNVNASTNVTLFFATACGIINPSVAGTYAVQVSTTPQPNLTTSSNYTVKAATTTVTNFTMTLSQSGTSDGPNEFGRYNYTFKTGLRGKLLSGTSTISLLLPYDATFTTGTPTVSTVTVNGTAAAALRLGLSTLNEDTLEVTVPASVTIGNQTSVTVIIDSTSGLRNASTASALTYKVFTSVETGVVGGDATLPVELAFFDVVQNGNKAVLKWRTESEINNAYWLVERAEWNFIENDGDLPGKTSHLQYTRVAEITGQGTKNTSTDYILNDDKVETGKTYVYRLMDVSYDGVLSIHQEKKIIIETPQVFDVFPNYPNPFNPSTLIRFQIPSESHVVVTIYNLLGQEVKELVNKDLPAGMHTMQWNGTNSRNSLVASGIYLYRVTATSLQNKSKYSRTHRMTLLK
- a CDS encoding response regulator transcription factor, giving the protein MEKTDVLIADDHPMVREGLRSLLETEKGFNVVAEAGDGEEALKYMERHKPMMAILDISMPKLNGIDTARQILKRWPKTRVVMLTMHHDEAFLVKVMEIGVQGYLLKDAAGDEILRALKRIAEGEKYFSQSAMEAIGRHISKKNDPNVLADKEAAERLTKRELQILSFIAEGMSTPEIAKKLYLSPRTVDTHRANIMHKLNIHQATGLVRFALENRLFASDKTK
- a CDS encoding T9SS type A sorting domain-containing protein encodes the protein MTKSVYTGLLILILFVMAVSWDGRREKMAPLSKSAALSIKRVSTGLATVGADSANIGAWVEHRLEGSTNANALYQGFIAFHFDEMDTMLTVHSPAGRTNAGIFSGDKSTFSKTGYTASLQTGLSEERYTVSTQPITNFSKIKLTQILTAPKNNERIVYLDFIFEFAPKDSLTDPRQYSNFRFLMGYDGDIGTTTGGMNNDSTGYYGGNQTGLAYIYDAVLSLYSGVALHEKSVSDSAGNFGLWHQTVNANEFSTVKLDTLMHEMMMHPSWNSTVQNTDAMVYWTLNRGTIVPDDFVPYTDTIRFTLVNGLSKNTVIEASKGIHVPDVLPPGEPSSPLPTTFVLFNNSPNPFNPSTTIRFYIPEPMFVRLTVYNLLGQKVRTLIARAVESGIGQVVWDARNDVGQTVAAGVYLYRMETPQGIITRRMLLLK